A stretch of the Paenibacillus dendritiformis genome encodes the following:
- a CDS encoding ribonuclease domain-containing protein → MKVIKSVLVFLLSLLLLAGCGLDSKPSAIPDSGKQELTGFEEVASYIKAHKQLPDNFITKEEARRLGWDARQGNLHEAAPGKSIGGDIFRNREGKLPKKKGRIWYEADINYTKGHRGKDRIVFSNDGLIYKTEDHYETFEPIE, encoded by the coding sequence TTGAAAGTCATCAAATCCGTACTGGTCTTTCTATTGAGCCTGCTGCTGCTGGCCGGCTGCGGTCTGGACAGCAAGCCGTCCGCCATTCCGGATTCGGGCAAGCAGGAGCTGACCGGCTTCGAAGAGGTTGCGAGCTATATCAAGGCGCACAAGCAATTGCCGGATAACTTCATCACCAAGGAGGAAGCGAGGAGGTTGGGCTGGGATGCCCGCCAAGGCAATCTGCACGAGGCAGCTCCAGGCAAAAGCATCGGCGGCGACATATTTCGCAACCGGGAAGGGAAGCTGCCCAAGAAAAAGGGCAGAATCTGGTATGAAGCGGATATCAACTATACGAAGGGCCATCGTGGAAAGGACAGAATTGTGTTTTCCAACGACGGACTGATCTATAAGACCGAAGACCACTATGAGACGTTCGAACCGATAGAATGA
- a CDS encoding barstar family protein, which produces MRNVVLEGSSIESKEQLHAFLQEALELPEHYGRNLDALWDCLTGYVELPLTVTWLDYEASEQRLGEYGRKLLELFEEAAEDIEGFSFVVTA; this is translated from the coding sequence GTGCGCAATGTCGTCTTGGAGGGGAGCTCCATCGAGAGCAAGGAACAGCTCCATGCGTTCCTGCAGGAAGCGCTGGAATTGCCGGAGCATTACGGCCGCAACCTGGATGCGCTCTGGGATTGTCTGACCGGGTATGTCGAGCTGCCGCTAACGGTCACCTGGCTCGATTATGAGGCAAGCGAGCAAAGATTGGGCGAGTACGGCCGCAAGCTGCTGGAGTTGTTCGAGGAGGCGGCCGAGGACATCGAAGGATTTTCGTTTGTCGTCACAGCTTGA
- the kdpF gene encoding K(+)-transporting ATPase subunit F: MIVIGIVTVFLFLYLGYALVHPEKF; the protein is encoded by the coding sequence ATGATTGTCATCGGGATTGTTACTGTTTTTCTCTTCTTATATTTAGGCTATGCTCTGGTTCATCCGGAGAAATTTTGA
- the kdpA gene encoding potassium-transporting ATPase subunit KdpA produces MDWLQIAVVLLALLLLVKPLGTYIYAVFSNEPNRTDRLFGPVENAIYRLGGLARRPDMSWKKYMFSLLATNLMLVAVSYVILRVQHLLPLNPNGTERMEHTLAFNTVISFMTNTNLQHYSGETGLSYFSQMAVITMMMFTSAATGLTVAIAFMRGLTGRAIGNFFTDFVKAHVRLLLPLAIVMALVLGALKVPQTLTPAAEAATLEGGTQHIAAGPVASLVSIKHLGTNGGGFFGVNSSHPFENPSPLTNVLEILMMWCIPAALTYTFGRFASNRKQGWVIFSAMSILFLLFLSLACYAESAGNPAWSALGVDASQGNMEGKEVRFGIAQSALFTTVTTAATTGSVNNMHDTLTPLGGLVPLAQMMLNCVFGGDGVGLVNMLMYAILAVFLAGLMVGRTPEFLGRKIEAKEMKLIAIAILAHPLIILAPSAIAFVTDLGRGAITNPGFHGITQVLYEYTSSAANNGSGFEGLGDNTPFWNLSTGLVMLLGRYISMIALLAVAGSLLRKQPVPETTGTFRTDNKLFVGILVGTVLIIGALTFLPAAVLGPIAEHLTLRNL; encoded by the coding sequence ATGGACTGGCTGCAAATCGCCGTCGTGCTCCTCGCGCTGTTATTGCTGGTGAAGCCGCTCGGCACTTATATATACGCTGTGTTCTCCAATGAGCCCAATCGCACGGACCGGCTGTTCGGACCGGTGGAGAACGCAATCTACAGATTGGGCGGGCTTGCCCGCCGTCCGGATATGAGCTGGAAAAAATATATGTTCAGCCTGCTTGCCACGAATCTGATGCTCGTCGCGGTTAGCTACGTCATCTTACGGGTCCAGCATCTGCTGCCGCTGAATCCAAACGGAACGGAGCGGATGGAGCACACGCTGGCGTTCAATACGGTCATCAGCTTCATGACCAACACGAATCTGCAGCATTACAGCGGCGAGACGGGATTATCGTATTTCTCGCAAATGGCGGTCATTACGATGATGATGTTCACTTCCGCCGCGACGGGCTTGACGGTGGCGATCGCGTTCATGCGCGGCTTGACGGGCCGGGCCATCGGCAACTTTTTCACCGACTTCGTCAAGGCGCACGTGCGTCTTCTCCTGCCGCTCGCCATCGTGATGGCGTTGGTGCTGGGGGCGCTCAAGGTGCCGCAGACGCTGACTCCGGCGGCGGAAGCGGCGACGCTGGAGGGCGGAACGCAGCATATCGCTGCGGGCCCGGTCGCATCGCTCGTGTCCATTAAGCATCTCGGGACGAACGGCGGCGGCTTCTTCGGCGTCAACTCGTCGCATCCGTTCGAGAATCCGTCTCCGCTCACGAATGTGCTCGAAATCTTGATGATGTGGTGCATTCCCGCCGCGCTTACGTATACATTCGGCCGCTTCGCGTCGAACCGGAAGCAGGGATGGGTTATTTTCAGCGCGATGTCGATTCTGTTCCTGCTATTCCTCAGCCTGGCCTGCTATGCCGAGAGCGCGGGCAATCCCGCATGGAGCGCGCTCGGGGTGGATGCGTCCCAAGGCAATATGGAAGGCAAGGAGGTGCGCTTCGGCATCGCCCAGTCCGCGCTGTTCACGACGGTGACAACCGCCGCGACGACCGGTTCGGTCAACAATATGCACGATACGCTGACCCCGCTGGGCGGATTGGTACCGCTCGCGCAGATGATGCTGAACTGCGTCTTCGGCGGGGATGGCGTCGGGCTGGTGAACATGCTGATGTATGCGATCCTGGCGGTGTTCCTTGCCGGGCTGATGGTCGGGCGCACTCCCGAATTTCTGGGACGGAAGATCGAAGCGAAGGAAATGAAGCTGATTGCGATCGCCATCCTGGCGCATCCGCTTATCATATTGGCGCCGAGCGCGATTGCGTTCGTTACCGATCTGGGCCGGGGGGCCATTACGAATCCGGGCTTCCACGGCATTACCCAGGTCCTGTACGAGTATACGTCCTCCGCCGCCAACAACGGCTCCGGCTTCGAAGGGCTCGGGGACAACACGCCGTTCTGGAATCTGTCGACCGGGCTCGTCATGCTGCTTGGGCGCTACATCTCGATGATCGCTCTGCTTGCGGTAGCCGGATCGCTGCTACGGAAGCAGCCCGTTCCCGAGACGACCGGGACGTTCCGGACCGATAATAAGCTTTTCGTCGGTATTTTGGTTGGAACGGTCCTTATTATCGGGGCGCTTACGTTCCTCCCGGCTGCCGTGCTTGGTCCTATCGCGGAGCATCTGACGCTCCGGAATCTGTGA
- the kdpB gene encoding potassium-transporting ATPase subunit KdpB — protein MNTANRKRVLTKDMVKQAGKDSLRKLNPVTMMRNPVLFVVEAGTFVVLLMLLFPGYFGTEGNMGFNLAVFLILLFTLLFANAAEALAEGRGKAQAGSLKKSKQDIVANKVTGHGVAAVAASELRKGDIVLVSQGEVIPGDGEVIEGLASVDESAITGESAPVIKEAGGDFSSVTGGTRVVSDAIKVRITSDPGDTFLDRMISLVEGAKRQKTPNEIALHTLLISLTLIFLIVVVTLAPIAAYLNIKLDAAVLIALLVCLIPTTIGGLLSAIGVAGMDRVTQYNVLAMFGKAVEAAGDINTMILDKTGTITFGNRMASEFVPVGNEQLHTVAEWAAISSLNDDTPEGRSVLELMKKENLTFDPALAEGGDCIEFRAETRMSGVDLKDGRQVRKGAIDAVKKWAAAQGGTIPADLDEQGNRIASQGGTPLAVAADGRIVGLIYLKDTVKPGMRERFEQLRKMGIKTMMCTGDNPLTAATIAAEAGVDDYIAESKPEDKIAVIRREQAAGKLVAMTGDGTNDAPALAQADVGLAMNSGTFAAKEAANMIDLDSDPSKIIEVVGIGKQLLMTRGALTTFSIANDIAKYFAVIPAMFMAAIPEMSALNVMGLGSPMSAILSALLFNAVIIPLLIPLAMKGVSYRPVSSSRLLSRNLLIYGLGGVIAPFIGIKLIDLVVHLWV, from the coding sequence ATGAATACAGCGAATCGCAAGCGCGTGCTAACGAAGGATATGGTCAAGCAAGCAGGGAAGGATAGCCTTCGGAAGCTGAATCCGGTGACGATGATGAGAAATCCCGTTTTGTTCGTCGTCGAGGCCGGCACCTTCGTCGTCCTGCTGATGCTCTTGTTCCCGGGCTACTTCGGTACGGAGGGAAATATGGGCTTCAATCTGGCCGTGTTCCTGATTCTGTTGTTCACGCTGCTGTTCGCCAATGCCGCAGAGGCGTTGGCGGAGGGGCGGGGCAAGGCCCAGGCGGGATCTCTGAAAAAATCGAAGCAGGACATTGTGGCGAACAAGGTTACGGGACACGGCGTTGCTGCAGTGGCCGCATCGGAGCTGCGCAAGGGAGATATCGTCCTCGTCTCGCAAGGGGAAGTGATTCCCGGTGACGGAGAAGTTATCGAGGGTCTCGCGTCTGTGGACGAATCCGCCATTACGGGGGAATCGGCTCCCGTCATCAAGGAAGCGGGCGGCGATTTCAGCTCGGTAACCGGCGGCACGCGCGTTGTCAGCGATGCCATCAAGGTACGAATCACGAGCGATCCGGGGGATACGTTCCTGGATCGGATGATCTCGCTCGTCGAAGGAGCGAAGCGGCAGAAGACGCCGAATGAGATTGCGCTCCATACGCTGCTGATCAGCTTGACGCTTATTTTCCTGATTGTGGTTGTCACTCTGGCCCCGATCGCGGCCTACCTGAATATTAAGCTCGATGCGGCGGTTCTCATTGCGCTTCTTGTCTGTCTGATTCCGACGACGATCGGCGGGCTGCTGTCTGCCATCGGCGTAGCCGGCATGGACCGGGTGACGCAGTACAATGTGCTGGCGATGTTCGGGAAAGCGGTGGAGGCCGCGGGGGATATCAACACCATGATCCTCGACAAGACCGGAACGATCACCTTCGGCAACCGGATGGCCAGCGAGTTCGTGCCTGTCGGGAATGAACAGCTGCATACCGTGGCCGAATGGGCCGCGATTAGCTCCCTGAACGATGATACGCCTGAAGGCCGCTCCGTGCTGGAGTTGATGAAGAAGGAAAATCTTACGTTCGATCCTGCCCTTGCGGAGGGCGGGGATTGCATTGAATTCAGAGCGGAGACCCGCATGAGCGGCGTCGATCTGAAGGACGGGCGCCAAGTGCGCAAAGGAGCCATTGATGCAGTCAAAAAATGGGCGGCCGCCCAAGGCGGGACCATCCCTGCGGATCTGGACGAGCAGGGGAACCGGATCGCCTCGCAGGGCGGCACCCCGCTCGCGGTCGCGGCAGACGGGCGGATTGTCGGACTGATTTATTTGAAGGATACGGTCAAGCCGGGCATGCGCGAACGCTTCGAGCAGCTCCGCAAGATGGGCATCAAGACGATGATGTGCACGGGCGACAACCCGCTGACCGCCGCGACCATCGCCGCCGAAGCCGGCGTGGACGACTATATCGCGGAGAGCAAGCCGGAGGACAAGATCGCCGTTATCCGCCGGGAGCAGGCGGCAGGCAAGCTGGTCGCCATGACCGGGGACGGCACAAATGACGCGCCGGCCTTGGCCCAGGCCGATGTGGGGCTGGCGATGAACAGCGGGACATTCGCCGCGAAGGAGGCGGCCAATATGATCGATCTCGATTCCGACCCTTCGAAGATCATCGAAGTGGTAGGGATCGGGAAGCAATTGCTCATGACCCGGGGCGCGCTGACCACCTTCAGCATCGCCAACGATATCGCGAAGTATTTCGCGGTTATTCCAGCCATGTTCATGGCCGCGATTCCCGAGATGAGCGCGCTGAATGTGATGGGCCTCGGTTCGCCTATGTCGGCCATATTATCGGCATTACTATTTAATGCCGTTATTATTCCGCTGCTGATTCCGCTGGCGATGAAGGGCGTCTCCTATCGTCCGGTGAGCTCCTCGCGGCTGCTCAGCCGCAATCTGCTCATCTATGGCCTCGGCGGCGTCATCGCGCCATTCATCGGCATCAAATTAATCGATCTGGTCGTTCATCTCTGGGTATAA
- the kdpC gene encoding potassium-transporting ATPase subunit KdpC, whose protein sequence is MNHSVQATQEQGARSGAAAVISMARLSVVFIVLCGIVYPLACTGLLQALVPERANGSLIRDGSGAVIGSELIGQPIDDPRYFHGRVSSIGYQAEASGSNNYAPSNPELLERMKASVRDWERSNPAVPAAQLPIDLVTNSASGLDPHITPEAARVQIPRISGLTGIAQAELEKLVGEHTEGRDLGLFGEPRVNVLALNLDLRALLNR, encoded by the coding sequence ATGAACCATTCTGTACAGGCGACACAAGAGCAAGGTGCTCGAAGCGGCGCAGCGGCTGTAATCAGCATGGCAAGACTCAGTGTCGTCTTCATCGTGCTGTGCGGCATTGTCTATCCGCTCGCATGCACCGGATTGCTGCAGGCCTTGGTCCCGGAACGCGCCAACGGGAGTCTTATCCGCGACGGCAGCGGAGCCGTCATCGGCTCCGAGCTGATTGGCCAGCCGATCGACGATCCGCGCTATTTCCACGGACGGGTTTCGAGCATCGGCTATCAGGCGGAAGCGTCCGGTTCGAATAACTATGCTCCGTCCAATCCGGAGCTGCTGGAACGAATGAAGGCATCTGTCCGCGATTGGGAGCGCAGCAATCCGGCCGTGCCGGCCGCCCAGCTTCCGATCGATCTGGTCACCAACTCCGCCTCGGGCCTGGACCCGCATATTACGCCGGAAGCGGCACGGGTTCAGATTCCGCGCATCAGCGGCTTGACCGGAATCGCGCAGGCGGAACTGGAGAAGCTGGTTGGCGAGCATACGGAAGGGCGCGATCTCGGGCTGTTCGGCGAGCCGCGGGTGAATGTGCTGGCCCTGAACCTGGATCTCCGGGCGCTGCTGAACCGGTAA
- a CDS encoding histidine kinase, which translates to MEEQRHQTPDEQVLPLPKQRHGRLKLYIGPVNGCGKTYELLQEGQLLMGRGIDVAVAGGSSQYPAGLAEPGTELESIPGIPWPGNAAKQDLDVEAILARNPDVLLIDGLAHRNRPEARGRTRLDDIRCLLAHGISVITTVNVYELDGANDEARALSGLAGEAAVSADVLALADEVRLIDITPETMIARLATLPCAPAFQRDQVALLRELALRLVAKDAHASLAQRREAKGMDGPAGSAERILVAVQYHWNGSLCIRRGQQIARRLNGDLLVAAFIRPGKKLTREERAFRRSMRKLAEKVGGRFEERPLPSRRSFPDALIRYAAEQKATRIVLGHSRQTRLQELWHGSAVNGLLRRMERIDLFFMADRSLYEGERVLAAKMRGPSAAGSQGRSDSPRGEGAAAAPKRGSFKVYVGSAPGVGKTYAMLREGNELQRKGLHVVIGLLETHGRSDTQAQAGSLAIVPRRTVTYRGARLEEMDTEAVLRSRPDVVLVDELAHTNVPGSARKKRYMDVLELLNAGISVISTVNMQHLESLNDPVAQLTGIRVRETVPDRVLHAADEVQLIDVTPQMLRQRMREGKIYAMEKVEQALTHFFKTENLIALRELALREIADDVDERLESWERTSSLRGPWRRHEAIIVCVPNASSAETLIRRGFRISWRLKAEWHVIHVRPGGREAAEEELTRISGLEEMTVRLGGTFQVHDAAESELVHQVILCQAAACRATQLIVGQPRKRTLAKELVRGSTVRSLLRHGRDMDVLVVSCHRHGG; encoded by the coding sequence GTGGAAGAGCAACGGCACCAGACGCCGGATGAACAAGTGTTGCCGCTCCCGAAGCAGCGGCATGGCAGATTGAAGCTGTATATCGGCCCGGTCAATGGCTGCGGGAAAACGTATGAGCTGCTGCAGGAAGGGCAGCTTCTGATGGGCCGGGGCATCGATGTGGCGGTCGCAGGCGGCTCAAGCCAATACCCTGCCGGCCTGGCGGAGCCGGGAACGGAGCTTGAATCCATTCCCGGCATTCCGTGGCCAGGGAATGCGGCCAAGCAGGATCTCGATGTGGAGGCGATCCTGGCCCGCAATCCGGACGTGCTGCTCATTGACGGCCTGGCCCATCGCAATCGCCCGGAAGCGCGGGGCCGAACGCGGCTTGACGATATCCGCTGCCTGCTCGCTCATGGCATCAGCGTCATTACGACGGTGAACGTCTATGAGCTGGACGGGGCGAATGACGAGGCCCGCGCCTTATCGGGCCTCGCAGGCGAAGCCGCGGTAAGCGCCGACGTGCTGGCGCTGGCCGACGAAGTGAGGCTCATCGACATCACTCCGGAGACGATGATCGCCCGCTTGGCGACGCTTCCGTGCGCCCCCGCATTCCAGCGCGATCAGGTGGCGCTGCTGCGGGAGCTTGCGCTGCGGCTGGTCGCCAAGGACGCGCACGCCTCTCTCGCGCAGCGCCGGGAAGCGAAGGGCATGGACGGGCCGGCCGGTTCGGCGGAGCGTATCCTCGTCGCCGTGCAGTATCACTGGAACGGCTCCCTCTGTATTCGCCGCGGCCAACAGATAGCCAGACGGCTTAATGGCGATTTGCTGGTCGCCGCGTTCATACGGCCGGGGAAGAAGCTGACCCGGGAGGAGCGCGCCTTTCGGCGTTCGATGCGGAAGCTGGCGGAGAAAGTAGGCGGGCGATTCGAGGAGCGTCCGCTTCCTTCCCGCCGCTCCTTCCCGGACGCGCTTATCCGCTATGCGGCCGAGCAGAAGGCGACCCGGATCGTATTGGGCCATTCCAGGCAGACCCGGCTCCAGGAGCTCTGGCACGGCTCCGCGGTCAATGGCTTGCTGCGGAGGATGGAGCGCATCGATCTGTTCTTCATGGCGGATCGTTCTCTATATGAAGGGGAGCGCGTGCTGGCAGCCAAGATGAGGGGGCCCTCCGCCGCCGGAAGCCAGGGGCGTTCGGACTCGCCGAGAGGAGAGGGCGCGGCCGCCGCGCCGAAGCGAGGCAGCTTCAAAGTATATGTCGGATCTGCTCCGGGCGTGGGCAAGACGTACGCGATGCTGCGCGAAGGCAATGAGCTGCAGCGCAAAGGGCTCCATGTCGTGATCGGCCTGCTGGAGACGCACGGCCGCAGCGATACGCAGGCGCAAGCGGGGAGCCTCGCGATCGTGCCGCGCCGGACCGTCACGTATCGGGGAGCGCGCCTCGAGGAGATGGATACGGAGGCGGTGCTTCGATCCCGGCCGGATGTCGTGCTCGTGGATGAACTGGCACACACCAATGTGCCGGGAAGCGCACGGAAGAAGCGGTATATGGATGTGCTGGAGCTGCTGAACGCAGGAATATCGGTCATCTCGACCGTCAACATGCAGCATCTCGAGAGCTTGAATGATCCCGTAGCGCAGCTGACCGGCATTCGCGTACGCGAGACGGTGCCGGACCGCGTGCTTCATGCGGCGGACGAAGTGCAGCTTATCGACGTGACTCCACAGATGCTGCGGCAGCGAATGAGGGAGGGAAAAATTTATGCGATGGAGAAGGTGGAACAGGCGCTAACTCATTTTTTCAAAACGGAAAACTTGATTGCCCTGCGGGAATTGGCTCTGCGGGAGATAGCAGACGATGTCGATGAGCGGCTGGAATCGTGGGAGCGGACCTCTTCGCTGCGCGGACCGTGGCGCCGTCACGAGGCCATAATCGTCTGCGTCCCGAATGCGTCATCTGCGGAAACATTGATTCGCCGCGGATTCCGCATCTCCTGGCGCCTCAAGGCTGAATGGCATGTGATCCATGTGCGTCCGGGAGGAAGGGAAGCAGCGGAAGAAGAGCTTACCAGGATCTCCGGGCTGGAGGAGATGACGGTCCGCTTGGGCGGGACGTTCCAGGTTCATGACGCGGCGGAGTCTGAACTCGTACACCAAGTCATTCTGTGCCAAGCTGCCGCATGCCGGGCGACCCAACTGATTGTCGGCCAACCGAGGAAGCGGACGCTGGCGAAAGAGCTTGTCCGCGGCTCGACGGTCCGGTCGCTGCTGCGCCATGGCCGCGATATGGATGTGCTGGTCGTATCTTGCCATCGGCATGGCGGCTGA